The following are encoded together in the Lacipirellulaceae bacterium genome:
- a CDS encoding CehA/McbA family metallohydrolase has translation MEGSIHFAKTLLKLPKGRFDASQFALLDELEKKLNQADRIRWGFDGNIGLEVAEYFRWQAEQDLLKLVKSYAGAIEIDLRPGAEVSVPEISVQLTPGNQTVMLKVVTGREEISFDSHKWNLSAEQIPKPFRITVADHQVRYVMIAFEQVPSEGGLMHVHFQGEGPGAVSQVRALKFEVPRRGHLRLQITDQKGKTTPAIVQLADRETGHLLDLPGAVDLREQLNHVVPHIGEAGRGYHFFLPGKQRGRYWIVDGQLELALPVGKWDLTVLHGPEHIPYQQTFEIAADQRVSHTCQLKRWIYMPERGWYSGDDHVHARLMHGADAENLLTYAQAVDVHIANILEMGDPMRTYYAQRGFGTDFRSQAGNHWLVPGQEDPRSELGHAIGLNLKSKVRDLDRYMQNDWIAAEIHKQGGLYGHTHVGANACFAHREMALFTPLGIVDFNSIMQASLGTELYYNFLNLGFQMNASAGADTPYGGTIGATRVYVETGERILTPDAWFEALQRGQSFVTNGPMLEFSVAGQPPGSVIEVNEPRKLSVQAVARGLAGWSAPKKLQLIRFGKVVAEVESSNTSQEELELKHEFETEHGSWLALKAEGHDGSEAHTTPVYVKRPNFRHWHYVRAIELISKQVAVLDEIEATLRKSEERVATENNPVDYWNRGIAKEADAVRKQVAKARAFYEALRVAHHQEQAPRAN, from the coding sequence GCAAGCCGAGCAAGACCTTCTCAAGCTTGTGAAATCGTATGCTGGGGCGATTGAAATCGATCTCCGTCCCGGCGCGGAAGTGTCAGTCCCCGAGATTTCTGTGCAACTAACGCCGGGCAATCAAACAGTGATGCTCAAGGTTGTGACTGGTCGCGAAGAGATTAGTTTCGATTCCCACAAATGGAATCTCAGCGCGGAGCAGATTCCCAAACCTTTCCGCATCACGGTTGCCGACCATCAGGTGAGATACGTGATGATCGCCTTTGAGCAAGTTCCCTCGGAAGGGGGTCTGATGCATGTCCACTTTCAGGGTGAAGGCCCTGGGGCTGTTAGTCAAGTCCGCGCACTAAAGTTTGAGGTGCCTCGAAGAGGACATCTGCGCCTCCAAATCACCGATCAGAAAGGAAAGACCACACCTGCGATCGTGCAACTCGCTGACCGCGAAACGGGTCATCTACTTGATCTACCTGGAGCCGTTGATCTTCGGGAACAACTAAATCATGTCGTACCCCACATCGGAGAGGCTGGACGCGGCTATCATTTCTTTTTGCCCGGCAAACAACGGGGTCGTTATTGGATTGTTGATGGGCAGCTCGAATTGGCTCTTCCTGTTGGCAAGTGGGATCTCACCGTTCTCCACGGTCCAGAGCATATTCCCTACCAGCAAACATTTGAGATCGCTGCCGATCAGCGTGTTTCTCACACCTGTCAACTAAAGCGTTGGATCTACATGCCCGAGCGTGGCTGGTATTCGGGTGACGATCACGTTCATGCCCGACTAATGCACGGTGCCGATGCGGAGAATCTGCTGACCTACGCGCAAGCTGTCGACGTACACATCGCAAACATCCTCGAAATGGGGGATCCGATGCGTACTTACTATGCTCAACGCGGATTCGGTACGGATTTTCGCTCGCAAGCTGGCAATCACTGGCTCGTTCCCGGTCAAGAAGACCCTCGGTCAGAACTGGGACACGCGATCGGACTCAACTTGAAGTCAAAAGTACGTGACCTCGATCGATATATGCAAAACGATTGGATAGCCGCTGAAATTCACAAGCAAGGTGGCCTCTATGGCCACACCCATGTCGGCGCGAACGCCTGTTTCGCCCATCGCGAGATGGCATTGTTCACCCCCTTGGGAATTGTCGATTTCAACAGCATTATGCAAGCTTCGTTGGGGACTGAGCTTTACTACAATTTCCTCAACCTCGGCTTCCAGATGAATGCATCCGCAGGAGCAGATACTCCATACGGAGGTACCATCGGGGCAACGCGTGTCTATGTCGAAACAGGCGAGCGCATTCTGACGCCGGACGCTTGGTTTGAGGCACTCCAGCGTGGGCAGTCTTTTGTCACGAACGGACCGATGCTGGAATTCAGCGTTGCTGGTCAACCACCCGGCAGCGTGATCGAAGTCAACGAGCCACGCAAGTTGAGCGTTCAAGCTGTAGCCCGCGGCTTAGCCGGTTGGTCTGCACCGAAGAAGCTGCAACTCATTCGCTTCGGCAAGGTTGTGGCCGAGGTTGAGTCTAGCAATACCTCGCAAGAAGAGCTGGAATTGAAGCATGAGTTCGAGACGGAACATGGCTCCTGGCTGGCTCTCAAGGCTGAAGGACACGACGGTTCTGAGGCACATACGACACCCGTGTACGTGAAGAGACCCAACTTCAGGCACTGGCATTATGTGCGTGCCATAGAACTGATTTCTAAGCAGGTTGCAGTACTGGACGAGATCGAAGCAACCCTCCGCAAGTCGGAAGAGCGAGTCGCCACGGAGAACAATCCCGTTGACTATTGGAATCGAGGGATCGCTAAGGAAGCCGACGCGGTGCGAAAGCAGGTTGCCAAGGCCAGAGCGTTTTACGAAGCATTGCGAGTTGCGCATCACCAGGAACAGGCGCCGCGAGCGAACTGA